A genomic region of Brevibacillus sp. JNUCC-41 contains the following coding sequences:
- a CDS encoding zinc ribbon domain-containing protein YjdM, with translation MSDFPNCPACDSEYTYEDGSLFVCPECAHEWGVEPETENDDQKKTIKDANGNALNDGDTVTVIKDLKVKGSSSVLKMGTKVKSIRLVDGDHDIDCKIDGFGAMKLKSQFVKKI, from the coding sequence ATGTCTGATTTTCCTAATTGCCCTGCATGTGATTCAGAATATACATACGAAGATGGAAGTCTTTTTGTTTGCCCGGAATGCGCCCATGAGTGGGGGGTGGAACCGGAAACGGAAAATGATGATCAAAAGAAGACCATCAAGGATGCTAATGGAAATGCCTTGAACGATGGTGATACCGTTACGGTAATCAAGGACCTTAAAGTGAAAGGGAGCTCATCCGTCTTAAAAATGGGCACTAAAGTCAAAAGCATCCGTCTAGTTGATGGAGATCATGATATTGATTGCAAGATTGATGGTTTTGGTGCAATGAAATTAAAATCCCAATTTGTTAAAAAGATATAA
- a CDS encoding response regulator transcription factor: MFKLLLIEDDTTLFNEIKDRLAQWSYDIYGIGDFSKVVQEFTEIKPDLVIIDIQLPKFDGFHWCRMIRSHSNVPIIFLSSRDHPTDMVMSMQLGADDFIQKPFHFDVLIAKIQATLRRVYNYNTEKVELKTWCGATVDYEKNTVSAETGTIELTKNEIFILKKLIEQKNKIVSREELINSLWDDKRFISDNTLTVNVNRLRKRLDELGLGHFIETKVGQGYIAVEEANA, from the coding sequence TTGTTTAAACTACTATTGATAGAAGATGATACGACGTTATTCAATGAAATTAAAGATAGATTGGCACAATGGTCTTATGATATATACGGAATCGGCGATTTTAGTAAAGTGGTTCAGGAATTCACTGAAATAAAACCTGATTTGGTCATCATTGATATACAGTTGCCGAAGTTCGATGGGTTTCATTGGTGCAGAATGATCCGGTCCCATTCCAATGTTCCCATCATCTTTTTATCTTCACGTGATCATCCTACCGACATGGTGATGTCCATGCAGCTTGGAGCTGATGATTTTATCCAGAAGCCTTTTCATTTCGATGTACTCATCGCAAAGATACAGGCCACCCTGCGCCGTGTCTATAATTACAATACCGAAAAGGTCGAATTGAAAACCTGGTGCGGTGCAACTGTGGATTACGAGAAGAACACGGTATCGGCCGAGACTGGCACAATCGAATTGACGAAAAATGAAATTTTCATCTTGAAAAAGCTCATTGAACAGAAAAACAAGATCGTAAGCCGCGAAGAATTGATCAACAGCTTATGGGATGACAAACGTTTCATAAGCGATAACACCCTTACAGTGAATGTGAACCGTTTACGAAAGAGATTGGATGAACTGGGTTTAGGACATTTCATCGAAACGAAGGTTGGACAGGGTTATATCGCCGTAGAAGAGGCAAATGCATGA
- a CDS encoding sensor histidine kinase, translating into MIRKYLVERLSWIIFYILLHLFIIFVAYLDSAIPLKPILYIVFLSLLIFIIFLIFRYKKETYFYKSLEAREDNLDITNIAEPESPFERIIENSIMNQTEILKHSASIGQMTLEQEKDDLLAWIHEVKTPLTAMHLMIDRLDDELLKSHLTYEWLRIHLLLDQQLHQGRLPFIKNDLYIEKTDLETIIFDEIKTLQSWCIQKGIGFDIQLDVTEVLTDAKWLAFIMRQLLTNSIKYSENSDIAIYSHEQAGQTVLEVKDSGRGIDPKDLSRIFDKGFTSTTNHRDTAATGMGLYLTKNAAESLFISIDVKSELGTGTTFILTFPKRNDFVNITSM; encoded by the coding sequence ATGATCAGGAAATATCTCGTGGAAAGGCTCAGCTGGATCATATTCTACATACTTCTTCATCTATTCATTATCTTCGTCGCTTATCTTGATTCGGCCATTCCGTTAAAGCCCATCCTGTATATTGTTTTTTTATCATTGCTCATATTCATTATATTTTTGATATTCCGCTATAAGAAGGAAACCTATTTTTATAAAAGTTTAGAAGCGCGGGAAGACAACCTGGATATTACGAATATAGCCGAACCAGAAAGCCCTTTCGAAAGGATCATAGAAAACAGCATCATGAACCAAACCGAAATATTGAAGCATTCCGCATCAATTGGTCAAATGACTTTAGAGCAGGAGAAGGATGACTTATTAGCTTGGATTCATGAAGTGAAGACACCATTGACGGCGATGCATTTAATGATTGACCGCTTGGATGATGAATTGCTGAAATCGCATTTGACTTATGAGTGGCTGCGCATTCACCTGCTTCTTGATCAGCAGCTCCACCAAGGGCGCTTGCCTTTCATCAAAAATGATTTGTATATAGAGAAAACCGATTTGGAAACAATAATCTTTGATGAGATTAAAACGCTGCAATCATGGTGCATTCAAAAAGGGATCGGCTTCGACATACAATTGGATGTAACCGAAGTGCTTACCGATGCCAAATGGCTGGCCTTCATCATGAGGCAGCTCCTGACCAACTCCATTAAATACAGTGAAAACTCGGATATCGCGATATATAGCCATGAACAGGCTGGACAAACGGTTCTTGAAGTGAAGGATTCTGGACGGGGCATCGACCCAAAGGATTTATCCCGCATATTTGATAAAGGATTCACTTCCACGACAAATCATCGTGACACTGCGGCAACTGGCATGGGTTTATATTTAACAAAGAATGCAGCCGAGTCCCTATTCATCTCCATTGACGTGAAATCAGAGCTTGGAACCGGAACGACCTTTATCTTGACCTTCCCAAAAAGAAATGATTTCGTGAATATCACAAGCATGTGA
- a CDS encoding ABC transporter ATP-binding protein, protein MNILEAKKIHKIYGNKFNKQEVLKGLDISIQEGEFVSIMGASGSGKTTLLNVLSSIDKISNGTITIDGKVISGMKEKQLAEFRKNHLGFIFQEYNLLDTLTVKENILLPLSITKTPHNEAAQRFEAVAKELGIYEVKDKYPNEISGGQKQRTSAARAFIHDPSIIFADEPTGALDSKSASDLLNKLSEMNQKRKATIIMVTHDPVAASYCSRVIFIKDGQIYTQLNKGEQSRQTFFKDIMKTQGVLGGVQNEH, encoded by the coding sequence ATGAATATATTAGAAGCGAAAAAAATCCATAAAATCTATGGTAATAAATTCAATAAACAAGAAGTATTAAAGGGTCTTGATATAAGCATACAAGAAGGTGAATTCGTAAGTATCATGGGTGCATCCGGTTCGGGAAAAACGACTTTGCTTAATGTCCTTTCCTCGATCGATAAAATCAGCAACGGCACCATTACAATCGATGGAAAAGTGATTTCAGGGATGAAAGAAAAGCAGTTGGCCGAATTTCGGAAGAACCATCTAGGCTTCATCTTCCAGGAATATAACTTATTGGACACCCTGACCGTCAAAGAAAATATCCTTCTGCCCTTATCCATTACAAAAACACCCCATAATGAAGCGGCACAAAGGTTTGAAGCCGTGGCGAAGGAACTGGGCATATATGAAGTGAAAGATAAATACCCAAATGAAATTTCCGGCGGTCAAAAACAGCGCACGTCTGCAGCACGGGCTTTCATCCATGACCCAAGCATCATTTTTGCGGATGAACCGACTGGGGCGCTTGACTCCAAATCAGCTTCCGATTTACTGAACAAACTGAGCGAAATGAATCAAAAGCGCAAAGCGACCATCATCATGGTAACCCACGACCCAGTGGCGGCCAGTTATTGCAGCCGAGTCATTTTCATTAAAGATGGACAAATATATACACAATTGAATAAAGGGGAACAATCCAGACAAACCTTCTTCAAGGACATCATGAAAACACAAGGTGTATTGGGAGGGGTTCAAAATGAGCATTAA
- a CDS encoding ABC transporter permease: MSINQLIFRNLKKNLKNYYLYVFALVFSASLYFAFVTLQYDPSLDEVEGTVKGAASIKAASILLVAIVSIFLLYANSIFIKRRSKEIGLFQLIGMTKNRIFRILSVENLILYFCSVFLGIFVGFAASKLIIMILFKIMGVQAIATLKFSFQPLVQTILVFSAIYLFIMLMNYAFIKRQTILSLFRVTSMTEGKVKKVSMFEMIIGIFGIILIIAGYVVSSKLFDGAFSEMTELFMAMVFILGTVIIGTYLFYKGSVSFIFNIVRKKKNGYLNINEVLSLSSIMFRMKSNAVLLTIITTVSALAIGLLSLSYISYYSAEKSAQTYIPTDFSMTDTEDANAFKKTLSDSKIDYDEKVIDVIQVDVNVKEVMETSLEGVNFDPDIMTVPVISDEAVKGINLAEDETLFSGYSNMMEKVMSLKDSGKIELKGKHEVIPQTYMGLNDDSILSYYFTSGGMPVAIVDQTIFDRLKKDIDPKIQKVSSVNIGIDVKDEAELEKANDLFNKMNFKEEHVNDSQLEMFNNQKKNMGLIMFIVAFLGLTFLITSGCILYFKQMDESEGEKSNYTILRKLGFTRGDLLRGIQAKQVFNFGIPLVVGLLHSYFAVQSGWFLFGTEVWTPMIIVMALYTALYSIFGILSVFHYKKVIKESL; encoded by the coding sequence ATGAGCATTAATCAACTCATCTTTCGAAATCTGAAGAAGAATTTGAAAAACTATTATCTGTATGTGTTTGCCCTGGTCTTCAGCGCTTCTCTTTATTTTGCCTTTGTCACCTTGCAATATGACCCATCGCTGGATGAAGTGGAGGGTACGGTGAAAGGGGCCGCCTCCATCAAGGCTGCATCGATCCTGCTTGTTGCGATTGTTTCCATATTCCTTTTATATGCCAATAGCATTTTCATAAAAAGACGCAGTAAGGAAATTGGCTTATTCCAATTGATAGGCATGACCAAGAACAGGATATTCCGGATCCTGAGCGTGGAAAACCTGATCCTGTATTTCTGTTCCGTATTCCTGGGAATCTTTGTAGGGTTTGCTGCATCAAAATTAATCATCATGATACTGTTTAAAATAATGGGTGTCCAGGCGATCGCGACCCTAAAATTTTCTTTTCAGCCGCTTGTTCAAACCATTCTTGTTTTTAGCGCCATCTATCTTTTCATCATGTTGATGAATTATGCCTTCATTAAAAGGCAGACCATTCTTTCATTATTTAGAGTGACTTCAATGACGGAAGGAAAAGTGAAAAAGGTTTCGATGTTCGAAATGATCATCGGGATATTCGGAATCATCCTGATCATTGCCGGCTATGTCGTCTCATCCAAATTATTCGATGGAGCTTTTTCAGAGATGACCGAGCTTTTTATGGCCATGGTCTTCATTTTAGGAACCGTCATCATCGGTACCTACCTATTCTATAAAGGATCCGTAAGCTTCATCTTTAATATCGTCCGTAAAAAGAAAAATGGCTATTTGAACATCAATGAAGTATTGTCCCTTTCATCCATCATGTTCCGGATGAAATCGAATGCGGTATTATTGACGATCATCACGACCGTTTCCGCTCTGGCGATTGGATTATTATCATTAAGCTATATCTCCTACTACTCAGCGGAGAAGAGTGCACAAACCTATATCCCCACCGATTTTTCAATGACGGATACGGAAGATGCAAATGCATTCAAGAAAACATTATCAGACAGTAAAATTGATTATGACGAAAAGGTGATCGATGTCATTCAAGTGGATGTCAATGTAAAGGAAGTAATGGAAACCAGCCTGGAAGGAGTGAACTTCGATCCGGATATCATGACCGTTCCCGTCATCAGTGATGAAGCTGTTAAAGGAATCAACCTCGCCGAAGATGAGACCCTTTTCAGCGGATACAGTAATATGATGGAGAAGGTCATGTCCTTGAAGGATTCCGGAAAGATTGAACTGAAGGGCAAACACGAAGTGATTCCGCAAACATACATGGGATTGAATGATGATAGCATCCTGTCCTATTACTTCACGAGTGGCGGAATGCCCGTTGCCATTGTAGACCAAACGATATTCGACCGTTTGAAAAAGGATATCGACCCGAAAATCCAAAAGGTTTCATCTGTAAATATCGGCATTGATGTGAAGGATGAAGCTGAACTTGAAAAAGCGAATGATCTATTCAATAAAATGAATTTCAAAGAAGAACATGTAAATGATTCCCAATTAGAAATGTTCAACAACCAGAAGAAGAATATGGGCCTTATCATGTTCATCGTCGCCTTCTTGGGATTAACCTTCCTCATCACATCCGGTTGCATCCTCTATTTCAAGCAAATGGATGAAAGTGAAGGTGAAAAATCCAATTACACCATCTTAAGGAAACTGGGATTCACACGAGGTGACTTGTTAAGAGGAATCCAAGCAAAACAAGTTTTCAATTTCGGCATTCCTTTAGTCGTCGGGCTGCTTCACAGTTATTTCGCAGTCCAATCAGGATGGTTCTTATTCGGGACCGAAGTTTGGACACCGATGATCATCGTTATGGCATTATATACGGCATTGTATTCGATCTTCGGAATCCTATCCGTATTCCATTACAAAAAGGTCATCAAAGAATCTCTATAG
- a CDS encoding NAD(P)/FAD-dependent oxidoreductase gives MEQQDLFDVTVIGGGPAGLYSTFYSGLREMKVKLIEYQPRLGGKIHIYPEKLIWDVGGLTPTTGEKLIEQLVEQGLTFNPTVVLNEKVESITRNEKGIFVLHTASGKMHFSKTIIVAVGGGILNPQKLEIDGAERFEVSNLNYTVKSFNRFKDKTVIISGGGNSAIDWANELEPIAKKVYLTYRKDSLAGHESQARQLMESSAICFLNTTITKLIACADHESIEHVELTNHATGEVSYLPIDEVIINHGYERDTSLLRNSKVNIAIADNYYIEGTSSSESSMDGIYAAGDILKHEGKLNLIAGTFQDAANAVNKAKQYIQPDAHGVGMVSSHNEIFKKRNRELIKEMMKPAGVL, from the coding sequence ATGGAACAGCAAGATTTATTTGATGTAACGGTTATTGGGGGAGGGCCAGCAGGCCTTTACTCCACTTTTTATAGCGGACTTAGAGAAATGAAAGTTAAACTGATTGAATACCAGCCAAGGCTAGGCGGGAAAATTCATATCTATCCGGAGAAACTGATTTGGGATGTTGGAGGGCTGACACCCACAACTGGGGAGAAATTGATTGAGCAGCTGGTGGAGCAAGGTTTAACATTCAATCCAACAGTCGTCTTGAATGAAAAAGTGGAATCCATCACACGCAATGAAAAAGGTATCTTCGTTTTACATACGGCTTCTGGTAAAATGCACTTTTCCAAGACGATCATTGTCGCGGTTGGCGGCGGAATCCTGAATCCGCAAAAGCTGGAAATAGACGGGGCAGAAAGGTTTGAAGTCTCCAATTTAAACTATACTGTTAAGTCTTTCAATCGATTCAAGGATAAGACGGTGATCATTTCAGGCGGCGGGAATTCGGCTATAGACTGGGCAAACGAATTGGAGCCCATCGCCAAAAAGGTGTATCTGACATATAGGAAAGATAGTTTAGCAGGTCATGAATCACAAGCAAGGCAATTGATGGAAAGCTCTGCTATTTGTTTCTTGAATACGACGATTACAAAACTGATCGCCTGCGCTGATCATGAATCAATTGAGCATGTTGAACTGACGAATCACGCAACGGGAGAGGTTTCTTACTTGCCGATCGACGAAGTCATCATCAATCATGGTTATGAGCGGGATACATCGCTGCTTCGAAATAGTAAAGTGAATATAGCCATAGCCGACAATTATTATATTGAGGGCACTTCTTCAAGTGAATCCTCGATGGATGGAATATACGCTGCCGGTGATATCCTTAAGCATGAAGGTAAATTGAACCTGATAGCAGGTACTTTTCAAGATGCAGCAAATGCCGTAAACAAAGCAAAGCAATATATCCAGCCTGACGCTCACGGAGTGGGGATGGTATCTTCCCATAATGAAATCTTTAAAAAGCGCAACAGGGAATTGATCAAGGAAATGATGAAACCGGCTGGGGTACTTTAA
- the phnX gene encoding phosphonoacetaldehyde hydrolase, which translates to MNKVEGIILDWAGTADIFKNAGLDVTMEEARAPMGMLKIDHIRAMLTMPRISSLWEEQYGRPFNEEDVEKLYAEFEPALMMSLADYTDPIPGVIETVEALRNRGLKIGSTTGYTDTMMEVVVPNALKKGYRPDFHVAPDATHSIGRPYPYMIYRNMEELKLTASWKVVKVGDTVSDMQEGVNAGVWSVGIIVGSSEMGLSLNEYTSLPERDKQNLISKTADTFMQNGADFTIKTIEELPELIDRINLLITEGKRPHSS; encoded by the coding sequence ATGAATAAGGTAGAGGGAATCATTTTGGATTGGGCTGGAACAGCTGATATATTTAAAAATGCTGGACTGGACGTGACGATGGAAGAAGCCAGAGCGCCGATGGGCATGCTGAAAATCGACCATATTCGTGCGATGCTGACCATGCCAAGGATATCTTCGTTATGGGAGGAACAATACGGAAGGCCATTTAATGAGGAAGACGTTGAAAAACTATATGCTGAATTCGAACCGGCACTGATGATGTCATTGGCGGATTATACAGATCCCATTCCAGGGGTTATCGAGACAGTGGAAGCGTTAAGAAATCGTGGCCTGAAGATTGGGTCGACAACGGGTTATACGGATACAATGATGGAGGTCGTCGTACCAAATGCTTTGAAAAAAGGGTATCGGCCGGATTTCCATGTCGCCCCGGATGCAACCCATTCAATTGGAAGGCCTTATCCTTACATGATATATCGGAATATGGAAGAATTGAAGTTAACCGCATCATGGAAGGTAGTGAAGGTAGGAGATACCGTTTCCGATATGCAGGAGGGAGTCAATGCTGGGGTATGGTCGGTCGGAATCATTGTCGGAAGCTCCGAGATGGGATTGAGTTTGAATGAGTATACAAGTTTACCAGAACGAGATAAACAAAATCTCATCTCTAAAACGGCAGACACCTTTATGCAAAACGGGGCAGACTTCACCATCAAAACGATCGAGGAACTGCCTGAACTCATAGATCGGATCAACCTTCTTATAACAGAAGGGAAAAGACCTCATTCAAGCTAA
- a CDS encoding methylated-DNA--[protein]-cysteine S-methyltransferase: MGELVKLDYVSPIGIIEVSGTNEAICSIMFAERDIKINIMQDQTPKVLVECFHQLDEYFKGERREFTFPYLLEGTIFQKNVWNALTGILYANTGSYKDIAVTIGNEKAIRAVGSANGRNKLSIVIPCHRIIGSNGKLTGYAGGLWRKEWLLQHERNFK; encoded by the coding sequence ATGGGTGAATTAGTTAAATTAGATTATGTATCGCCGATTGGAATAATCGAGGTATCAGGAACAAATGAGGCCATCTGTTCCATAATGTTCGCTGAAAGGGATATAAAGATAAATATTATGCAAGATCAAACACCCAAGGTTTTGGTGGAGTGCTTTCATCAGCTTGATGAGTATTTCAAAGGTGAACGCAGGGAATTTACATTTCCTTATTTACTTGAAGGGACCATCTTCCAAAAAAACGTGTGGAATGCCTTAACAGGAATCCTGTACGCTAACACGGGTTCGTATAAAGACATCGCCGTTACAATCGGTAATGAAAAAGCCATAAGGGCAGTAGGGAGCGCTAATGGCCGGAATAAGTTAAGCATCGTGATTCCTTGTCATCGGATAATAGGTTCAAATGGGAAATTAACCGGTTATGCGGGTGGCTTATGGAGAAAGGAATGGCTCCTTCAGCATGAAAGGAATTTTAAGTAG
- a CDS encoding bifunctional transcriptional activator/DNA repair enzyme AdaA produces the protein MADAINLSFEEMWEKIIACDPKYDGLFFTAVKTTKIYCRPSCRSRKPKKINVKFYHDIDEVEKAGFRACKRCQPEVDDSPQMRLVRDVIAFLVNQYNQKVELKDIANHVGVSSYYLERLFKKETLETPRSYLEKIRVDKAAFLLTSTSLTNLEISLEVGFQSPSNFYKVFRRLKHCSPSEYRNM, from the coding sequence ATGGCTGATGCTATCAATCTTTCCTTTGAAGAAATGTGGGAGAAAATCATTGCCTGCGACCCTAAATATGACGGATTATTCTTTACGGCTGTAAAGACTACAAAAATATACTGCCGCCCTTCATGCAGGTCAAGGAAGCCGAAAAAAATAAATGTGAAATTCTATCATGATATCGATGAAGTCGAAAAGGCTGGCTTCCGTGCTTGCAAAAGATGCCAACCGGAAGTTGATGATTCCCCGCAGATGCGACTTGTCAGAGATGTCATCGCTTTTCTGGTAAATCAGTATAACCAAAAGGTGGAGTTAAAGGATATTGCTAACCATGTCGGTGTAAGTTCCTATTATCTGGAGCGGCTATTCAAAAAGGAAACATTAGAAACTCCCCGTTCCTATTTGGAAAAAATAAGAGTCGATAAAGCGGCATTTCTTCTAACAAGCACAAGTCTAACGAATCTCGAGATTTCCCTTGAAGTAGGATTCCAAAGCCCTTCGAACTTTTATAAGGTATTTCGCCGTTTGAAACATTGTTCTCCCAGTGAATATCGAAACATGTAG
- a CDS encoding isocitrate lyase/PEP mutase family protein, with protein sequence MTNIKEFNELHFSNDLLILGNAWDLLSALILEKAGFKAIGTTSCGIANSLGHSDGELIDFERHLGIIKLIADNVKIPVTADIEAGYGETAEKIVDNVLRTADVGVAGINIEDSLKKQKGLRDISEHCSLLVKIRESLDNNGYEGFYINARTDTYFQKENPLQETIKRAKAYVESGASGIFIPGLTNYDEIKEITLNIGAPLNVLSLPGLTNGKELEELGVKRLSFGNSLSDKVIALLERDTARIVELNDTSHLYGN encoded by the coding sequence ATGACTAACATAAAGGAATTCAATGAATTACACTTTTCGAACGACCTGTTGATATTGGGGAATGCCTGGGATTTATTATCGGCCTTGATTCTCGAGAAAGCAGGATTCAAGGCAATTGGAACGACAAGCTGTGGAATTGCCAACTCCCTTGGTCATTCTGATGGCGAATTGATTGATTTTGAAAGACATTTAGGTATCATTAAGCTTATTGCGGATAATGTGAAAATTCCCGTCACTGCGGATATTGAAGCAGGCTATGGTGAAACCGCAGAAAAGATTGTCGATAATGTGTTAAGGACGGCAGACGTCGGTGTTGCCGGGATCAATATTGAGGATTCGCTCAAAAAACAAAAAGGGCTAAGAGATATATCCGAACACTGCAGCCTACTAGTAAAAATAAGAGAATCATTGGATAACAATGGGTATGAGGGTTTTTACATCAATGCTAGAACAGATACTTATTTTCAAAAAGAAAATCCTCTTCAGGAAACAATAAAGCGGGCAAAAGCGTATGTGGAGAGTGGAGCAAGCGGAATATTCATCCCTGGATTAACGAACTATGATGAAATAAAGGAAATCACTTTGAATATAGGTGCCCCCCTTAATGTATTATCTTTGCCTGGATTAACGAATGGTAAAGAGCTTGAAGAATTAGGCGTGAAACGTCTCAGTTTCGGAAATTCCCTATCCGATAAAGTCATTGCATTGTTAGAAAGAGATACAGCACGAATAGTAGAGCTAAATGACACCTCACATTTATATGGGAACTAA
- a CDS encoding DeoR family transcriptional regulator, translating into MKPSTNRMLTRIKSVYMFISNNGTVSTQELVEEFGITPRTVQRDLNVLAYNDLVQSPSRGLWTTTSKKVKMSS; encoded by the coding sequence TTGAAACCTTCAACAAATCGCATGTTAACCCGTATTAAATCCGTTTATATGTTCATTAGTAATAACGGTACGGTTTCTACTCAAGAGCTTGTAGAAGAATTTGGCATCACTCCTCGAACTGTGCAGCGCGATTTAAATGTCTTAGCATACAATGACCTTGTTCAAAGCCCAAGCCGAGGCCTTTGGACGACAACAAGTAAAAAGGTGAAGATGTCATCGTAA
- a CDS encoding pseudouridine synthase, whose protein sequence is MRIDKILSNIGYGSRKEVKKLLKSGAVKVNDRLLKDPKEQVDPDTEIVTVHGERVEYREFIYLMMNKPPGVLSATEDNYQETVIDILEPEDSVFEPFPVGRLDKDTEGLLLITNDGKLAHQLLSPKKHVPKTYFAVIDGEVTERDIEAFRNGVTLDDGYETKPGELNILKSGLTSDIELTIMEGKFHQVKRMFEAVGKRVVYLKRLSMGSLQLDEELELGEYRELTAEELEQLKAGQPAE, encoded by the coding sequence ATGAGAATTGATAAGATTTTATCCAATATTGGTTATGGCAGCAGGAAAGAAGTGAAAAAGCTCCTGAAATCCGGCGCCGTCAAGGTCAATGACAGGCTGCTCAAGGACCCGAAGGAACAAGTGGACCCTGATACGGAAATCGTGACGGTTCATGGTGAACGGGTTGAATACAGGGAATTCATTTATTTAATGATGAATAAACCGCCAGGCGTATTGTCGGCAACGGAGGACAACTATCAAGAAACGGTCATCGACATCTTGGAGCCGGAAGATTCAGTTTTCGAGCCATTTCCTGTAGGCCGTCTTGATAAGGACACAGAAGGTTTATTGCTGATCACGAATGACGGAAAGCTTGCCCACCAACTGCTGTCCCCGAAGAAACATGTCCCTAAAACATATTTTGCGGTCATTGATGGCGAAGTGACGGAACGGGATATCGAGGCATTCCGCAATGGCGTGACCTTGGATGATGGATACGAAACAAAACCAGGTGAATTGAACATTTTAAAATCAGGTCTGACATCCGATATCGAGCTGACGATCATGGAAGGGAAGTTCCATCAGGTGAAGCGGATGTTTGAGGCCGTTGGCAAACGTGTCGTCTATCTTAAACGTCTTTCCATGGGGAGTTTACAGCTTGATGAGGAACTGGAGCTTGGTGAATACCGTGAGTTGACGGCGGAGGAGCTTGAACAGTTAAAGGCGGGCCAACCGGCTGAATGA